One genomic segment of Microtus ochrogaster isolate Prairie Vole_2 linkage group LG8, MicOch1.0, whole genome shotgun sequence includes these proteins:
- the Procr gene encoding endothelial protein C receptor, producing MLTNLLSLLLLLLLLPGCAFCNQEDGSQGLHMLQISYFRDPEHVRHQGNASLGKLLTHTLEGTANNVTILQLQPWQDPESWNNTEKGLQLYLSQFHSLVQLVYRERKSSVVFPLTVTCSLGCELPEENSEAQVFFDVAVNGNPFVSFQPKDALWVSSSKESSEAITFTLKQLNAYNRTRYELQEFLQDTCVRYVENHINTQNMKGSQTGRSYTSLVLGILVGCFIIAGVAVGIFLCTGGRRC from the exons ATGTTGACGAACTTgctgtccctgctgctgctgctgctgctgctgcctggctGCGCCTTTTGTAACCAGGAAGATG GCTCCCAAGGCCTGCATATGCTCCAGATCTCCTACTTCCGAGACCCCGAACACGTGAGACATCAGGGCAACGCCTCCCTGGGGAAactcctgacacacacactgGAAGGCACGGCCAACAATGTCACCATCCTCCAGCTGCAACCCTGGCAGGATCCCGAGAGCTGGAATAACACAGAGAAGGGGCTGCAGCTCTACCTGTCTCAATTCCACAGCCTGGTGCAGCTGGTGTATCGCGAGCGCAAGAGCAGCGTAGTCT TTCCCCTCACAGTCACTTGCTCCCTGGGCTGCGAGCTGCCAGAGGAAAACTCTGAAGCCCAAGTCTTCTTCGATGTGGCCGTGAATGGGAACCCCTTTGTAAGCTTCCAGCCAAAAGACGCCCTGTGGGTGTCAAGCTCCAAGGAGTCCTCCGAAGCAATCACCTTCACCCTGAAGCAGCTTAACGCCTACAATCGAACTCGGTACGAACTGCAGGAATTTCTTCAGGACACGTGTGTGCGATATGTGGAGAACCATATCAACACACAAAACATGAAAG GAAGCCAAACAGGCCGCTCTTACACATCACTTGTCCTGGGCATCCTGGTGGGCTGTTTCATAATTGCTGGTGTGGCTGTGGGCATCTTCCTGTGCACAGGTGGACGGCGCTGCTGA